The Sulfurimonas aquatica genomic sequence AGCAGTGTGGGGCTAAGATTAAGAACTCTTCTCCTCCCCATCTACAAGCGATATCGGCTTCTCTTGAGTTGGAGAGAATCTCTTGGGCTATTATCTGCAAGACAGTATCACCTGCATCATGACCATAGGTATCATTTACTTTTTTAAAGTAGTCAATGTCAAAAAGTAAGATAGAGTAGGGTTGGTTCTCGCGTTTAGCACTTGCAACTACATGTGTTACGTTTGCATGAAAATAGTTTCTATTATACATAGTTGTTAAGCAGTCTGTCATAGCAGCTGATTCAAGCTTTTGTAATAAGAGAGTATTCTCTTTAAAAAGTCTTGAGTGATCAAGCAGAGTATTCATCCGTGTTAGAAGCTCTTCCATTGAAAACTCTTTAAAAATGTAATCATTTGCTCCAAATTTCAGGATATTTGCTATAAGGGCAGGATTTGAAGACCCTGAGAGTATCAAGATAGGTAGTTCAAACTTATCATATTTTAAACGCAGAAGACGAGTAAGGTCAAGACCGTTCATCAGGGGCATCTCAAAATCACTTATTAAGATATCTGCATTTATGTTGTGCTCGACAATAGACTCATGTGCCTCTTTGCCATTTGCAAACTGAGCATAGGGGATGTTTTGAGTTTTTAGCATATCTGAGAGTACTCTTCTTGAGATAGAGGAGTCATCGCAAATAAGAGCAAGGGATGTTCTGTTTGCCATTAAACGCGAAAGTGTATTGTTGATATATTTTATTACAGTATCTTTATCACTTTTATACATATAGTCAACGATAGGGAGTTTGATAAGTTTTTCACGCTCTTTATCATTCTCTGAAGAGGTAATGATGAAGAGCCTCTCTTTTCTACGAATAAGCCATCCTATAAAGTTTCCACTACTATCTGGCAGGTATATATCGACAAATAGTAAATCATACTTTTTACTTTGAATGAGTTCTCTCGCCTCTTGTTCTGTTGCTGCTACATCACAAATGATTGAAAATTTTTCTTGAATACTTTTTTGCATAAATTGAGATAGGGTTGATGAGTCTTCTATAACTAAGACATGTTTTACCTCATAGCAGTGATCGGAGAATATTTTAACTTGCTCATCATGATTGGGCTGAGTTGACTGGCTCTTGGAAAGTTCTTTAGGCATGGTTGCTCTTTATATATTTATAATAATTTTTAATCACAATAAGTATCTTCTTCCTCTTCATACTCAAACTCTTGCTCTTCTTCTAGGGGTTCTTCATTTAAGTAGTCATAAGGTTTGTCATCTATCTCTTCTTCTATGGGTGTGTTATCAAAATGGTAATAATTCATCTGTAGACCTTTTAAATTTTCTTTTTATTATTTTAGCTGTTTTTTCTCATATTGAGTAGTTCTTCATCAACATTTTCAATAAGATGTTGCGCTTCGGCTATCTCTAAAACACCATCATGCTCCATCTCCCAAACTAGAGAACGCTCATGGTTTATAAGCAGACGCTGTGCTGAGTTTTTTTGTAAAATAGTAATGAGTTCAGGATGCTCTTTACAGACAACTCTTGTAAATGCCAAGGCTTTTGAACGGTTTTGCTCTATAAGTTCTCTCGCATGTTTGGCACTTTTCTCATTTGGCTTAAGTGTGTCAATATGTTTGAGCATCTCATCTTGTGCCTCAACAAAACCTCTAGCAATGTCATAGTTTAAAGAGAGCCTCGATATGAGCCACTCTTTCATGGAGCTACCCATAAGAGGTAGAGAGTGTATCCATTTTGGAGGAGTGGGAACACTAAGGCTTGCGTTTAAGTAAACTCTTGGTGCTATGAGTGGGTCATTGTCTAGTGCTGATTCAACAGACCTAGAGAGAGTAGCTGCAGCTTGGCGACCGATGTAGCCCTCTTCATACTGTCTCCAGTAGTCACTTCTTTCTATCTCCAAAAGTCGACGCATAAACGCTACCTCTTGCTCTTTGTTGGTTAGTTTTTCACTGAACTCTTTTTCAAAACTCTCCTCTTCAACTCTATTTACGAGTGTAGTGAGTTGGACTTTATCAAAAAAAGGATTATGGATGAGTGTTCTTAAATACTCCCTCATTCTCTTGTCTATCTCACTCTGTGCTTTTAAGACGGAAGCCTCCTTTGCCGAGGGGAGACGGTCTAGTTTTAGTAGATGAAGTAACCACTCCATAGTCGAGCCATTTATAAGCATAGTCAAAAAAACTATGCCAGCAGTTAAAAATAGAATCTGCTCTCTAAGCTCCGCTTGGATATTTACGTCTTGAGCGATAGATAGAGCAAGTGAGAGTGAGACAGCACCACGAAGTCCTCCCCAAACAACAACAGAAGCCTTGCTCTTTGTTATGCCTGTGCCAATGCGAGAGAGTATAGGCATCAAAGAAAAAACTGAAATAGCCCGTATGAGGGTAAGCAATATATAAAGCAGAGCAAGTGTAATCCAAAGCTCTAAAGAGTCAAAGGTTGCATAGCTGATGATGATAATTCCAACTATCAAGAAGATAAGCGTGTTTGCAATATAGGTCATCATCTCCCAAAACTGATGTAAGAAGTGAGAGTTTTCAGGAGATATTCGCGTTTTTCCAATGGTAGAGAACATCAATGCCAGTGAGACAAGGGCTACAACTCCTGAGACATGTAAAGATTCGGCAATGAAGTAGGAGACATAAGCCGCTACGATTGAGAGCGTTATCTCTATGAGAGGTTGATTGAGTATTTTTCCCATTATCCAAAGAGTTATCCATCCTATGCCTAAGCCGGTAAGAAGTCCAGCGCAGACGACCCAGATAAACTCTACAACAAGACTAAAGGCACTGACCTCGGTTGTTTGACCAAGGGCAAATCCATAAAAAAGAGAGAAAAAGACTATGGCGGTTCCATCATTAAGTAGAGATTCCCCCTCTATGAGAGTCTCGAGGCGTTTACGAGAACTCTTCTCTTTTAGAAGTGCTACAACTGCAACAGGGTCAGTTGCGCTTATAAGTGCTCCAAAGAGTAGCGAAACACCAAGACCCCAGGAGAGTAGATAGTGAATGCTCAGTGCAGATAAAAGCATAGATATGATGAGCCCCACTATGGCTAAAAGGGCGATTTGAGGAAGAGTCCTAAAAAATAGATGCGACTCCATGGTATAGGCGGATTCAAATATAAGTGTAGGTAAAAAAAGAAAAAGAATTAGATGGGGCTCAATGTGAGAAATTTCATAAAACATAGTGCCAATATTAGAGTATTCATTCAATAGACCAGCTTCATTCGCTCCACCTAAGGCTATACCAACAAGCAGAAGCATAATAGTGTAAGGAATGGGACTCCGCTTCATAATGATTTTTATGAGCGAGCCTATCAGAAGCGAGATGACGACAAAGAGTAGTATGATGAGACCGTTACTGTGCATAGAATTGTTCCCTTTAATTATTGTTTAATTATTTCAGTTGTTTGGCATCTATTATATTCACATTGAAAAGTAGTGTGTGTTATACCAAAAGAGTTAGAGAGCCTATCTTCAAGTATATCTATGATTTTTTGAGACTCCTCAAGTGATAGGTTGTTATTAAAATCAAGATGTGCTTCAAGATGGATTCTATGCTCATCTAGTTGCCATAGGTGAAGATGATGGGCATTGTTTATCTCCTCTTGCTGAAGTATGAGACCAAGTATCTCTTCTAAATCTACATCTTTTGGAGTAAACTGCATCAAAATGGCGCTAGAGTCTTTAACTAAACCCACTGAAGCCCAGATGAGGTAAGTTGCGATGATGAGTGAGACGATAGGGTCAACCCAGTAGAGTTGATAGTAGTACATTAGTACTCCGCCAACAACTACCGCTACAGAGGTCATAACATCAGTGAGAAGATGAAGATAGGCTGCTCTGATATTCATGTTTTCATGGGCATCATCTTTAACTAAAAGAACGCTAATGGCATTTAAAATAATACTCAAAATACCAAGTGCAATAACCCAGATAGAATCAACAACCTCAGGGTTGTAAAACTTGTGAAATGACTCAAAAATAAGAAAAATACCTATACCTATAAGAACGGAGGCATTAAAAAGAGTTGCGAGAATCTCAGCACGTTTGTACCCAAAAGTTTTATCGGTATCGCTTGGTTTTGCAGCCAGACGATTTGCGCCATAAGCAACTACTAACGCTATAACATCACTAAAGTTATGAAGTGCATCACTCAGTAGTGCTAATGAGCCAGAAAGCACTCCCCCAACTACTTGTGCAAGGGTGATAATAACATTGAGGATGATGGTTATAAAAAGATTTTTTCCACTTACATCATGATGGTGATGATCTGCCGACATACTGCTTCCTTTGAAGGGTATATAAAAGATATCTTATATGATAACATGAGTTTGTGTAAGATTACTAATGTGTAAGTGTAAAAAAGAGAGGATAAACTTCCATGCAAGTAAAGAACAAAAATAAGCTCTTTACTTTACTGCTTAAAACGCCAAGTATGCACCAAGGTATGTATTTGTAATCTCTCCGGATGGAACCGTTACTGAATTAGAAGACATTTTATTTCTAATTATTTTAGAATAACCTAGCATCACACCTAGTTCATTACCAAAAAGTTGAGTGTAGCCTATGCTTAAAACTAAATCAGCGTTATAACCTCCACGTCCCTCAAAAATTGTATCTGAGTCTGTGTTTTCCGTATGGTCCCATATAGGCATACCTGCAATAGCTCTAAAGTTCAGATGAAGTGATGAATCATTTAAGTAATACCCCTCATACCAGTATCCAATTTGAGCTGTTACAGACATAGAACGCTGCTCAGTAACCCCTTGCTGCTGATCTACTCCATTGATTGTAAGTGTTTCATCAGCATGTTGAGGAATCAGAGTTGTACTAATCTCGCTTGAATATGCAAAGTTACTTTTGGTCTCATAAAGAGTTCCTACTGTGTAGAGAGGGTTTGTTGATGTTGCATCAGTCTCTATAGTGTCATTTGTTGTTTTAAAGTTGAGGTTGTTCATAACAACTCTATAGTATGAGTATCCACATTTTTGTTTGTATTAAGGAGAATGAAAGGAGCTTTAAGAAATAAAATGGTTTTACAGCGACTTGATCAAACATATAATACAAGCGAAGAATTATAGTGTAGAAAAAATATATCAATAATTGTATAAAATTTAATCAATTATAAGTATATTTTAAAATCATAATATATTACAATCTCCTCACAAAACATGGAATATAGTTTATACTCTCCTTAGATCTACAACTTGTAAACATTTCTATTACCATGTTTTATAAAATATAATTAGGAAGAAGAATGAAATTATTAAAAATAAGTACAGTAGCCGCACTTTTAGTAAGTGCTAATGTATATGCGGTAGAAAATGTAAAAGTAGGTGGAGACGCTAAACTTTTTTATGGAACACAAGATGCGGGATGGTTTAGCGGTGCAGATTCAGGTCTTTTTGAAAAAGATGCGTCATATGCAGACTTTGGAGTTAGTTTAGGTGTTACGGCTGATCTTATGGAAAATGTGAAGGCTGGGGTTAAGGCTCAACTCATAACAACTCTAGGTCTGGAAAATGATATAGTTGTTGGGGGTTGGTCAAGTGCACACTCAAGCGAAAGTGGTACACTTAAGACAACAGAATGGATTTCAGAAGCATGGATTGAAGGTAAAATTGGTAATACAACCGGTACCATAGGTCGTATGACACTAGATACTCCACTTGTATTTACCGAAACATGGAGTATGGATTATAATACTTTTGAAGCGATTACAATTACAAATGAAGATATTCCAGATACAACATTAACAGGTATGTTTGTTGGACAGTCAAATGGTTATGGATCTGGTGGAACAGCAGATGCTAACGTTATGGCTTCTGGTGGTGCATTTAGTAAATTAGGATCTGATGGTGCCTTTATTGTTGGTGCAACTAATAACTCTGTGAAGCCGTTAACGGCACAAGCATGGTACTACAATCTTCCAAATACGTTGGACGCTTTTTGGTTACAAGCTGATGTAGATTATGAAGGTATCATCGCTGGTGCTCAATATACTACTATTAATAGTGATGGTGGAACGGATAGTGATACTGCATTTGCTGTAAAACTAGGTTATGCTATCCCAGATATTGCAACAATAACTGCTGCTTATTCATCAGTAGGTGATAAGGGTGATCGTGGAGGAGTATATAATATTGCCACTGATGGTCAATATTCTGGTACAGCATCAGCACTTTATACAGAATTCTGGTGGTGGTTCCAAACAGCAAGTGTTACAGGTGCAAATACTATGACTCTTTCAGCTGAAGGTTCAGTTGCTGATGTAGATTTATTTCTTGGACTATACAGTGCAGAGATTAAACCAGCAACAAGTACTACAACTGATAAAGTAGATGAAATTACTTTCACCGCAAGTAAATCTTTTGGTCCTATAGACACCTCTATTGCACTTATGTATGATATGTTTGATACAGATGCTGTAAAAGGTCCAAATTACATGGAAGATTTAACTTCATTCCAAGTATACTTGACTTATAACTACTAATCTATAAAACTACATTACCCCTTTTCTTAAAGGGGTAACTCTTTATACCTCATTTATGAATATTAATACCACACTTTTCTAAAACAAAATTATCTATTTCATACGGTTGTATATTATTTAATCAACTAATTGTATAAAATATTTATTCTGCATGTTATAATTATTTCAGAAAACATATCATGAGGTTGAAAACCTCACTGCAACTAATAGACAACTAGGGTTCCGATGAAATATTTCATGTCTGGTCCGAGAGTTGTCAACCTTTTGAATAGAGGTTACACGGAGGGATAAAAGCCCGGGAGGTTATCTACCTCTTGGTGTGTTTACCTTAAATCTATTCAGGAGTTTTTTATGAAATCTTTTTTTACATCAACATCAAAATTATTAGTTGCCACAGCTTTAGTTAGCACACTTGGCTCATCATTACTTATGGCTGAGGTCAAAGACAAATTTCAAGTATCATGGACGATTTATGTAGGTTTTATGCCTTGGGATTATGCTCAGCAAAAAGGAATCGTAGATAAATGGGCTAAAAAATATGACATAGAAATAGATTTAGTTCAAGTTAACGACTATATAGAATCAATCAATCAGTATACTGCCGGTAAATTTGATGGTTGTTTAATGACAAATATGGATGCACTAACTATCCCTGCTGCAAGTGGTGTTGACTCTACTGCACTAATTATGGGTGATTTTTCAAATGGAAATGACGGTATTGTTCTTAAAGGTACAAATAAACTTTCTGATATAAAAGGTCAAAATGTAAACCTTGTTGAGCTTTCAGTTTCTCATTATCTTCTTGCTCGTGGTTTAGAGACTGTTGGTCTTAGCGAAAAAGATATTACTGTTGTAAATACATCAGATGCAGATATGGTTGCTGCTTATACATCAAGTGAAGTAACAGCATTAACACCATGGAATCCTCAACTCAGTGAAATTATGTCAATGAAAGATGCAAACCTAGTATTTGATTCAAGTGCAATCCCTGGTGAAATCATCGATATGCTTGTTGTAAATACAGATACATTAAAAGATAACCCCAAGTTTGCAAAAGCTTTAACTGGTGCATGGTTTGAAGTTATGGCACTAATGAAAAAAGGTGACAAGGAAGCTTTAACATTTATGGCAGAAGCATCTGGTACTGATCTTGCAGGCTTTAAAGGTCAACTTAATTCTACAAAGATGTTTTATGACGCAAGTGAAGCAGTTGAATTTTCTCTAAGTAATGAACTCCCAAACACAATGAAGAAAGTGAGTGAATTCTCATTTGATCACGGTATTTTAGGTGAAGGTGCTCCAAATGCAGAGTTTATTGGTATGGAATTTCCAAATGGAAAAACTTTTGGAGATACAAAAAATATCAAACTCCGTTTCATTGATACTTATGTGAAAATGTCTGCTGATGGGAAATTATAAGATATCACTATGAAACGATTAATGAACTTACGCCCGTCAAAAGCGACAAAATTCTTTTTAGGACTTCTACCATTTTTGATAGTGGGTATTTTCTATATCATTGCATCAGATATACGTCTAATGGAAAATCCACATGACAAGTTATTGCCATCCCTTACTAGTTTCTCAAAAGCTATCGATAGAATGGCTCTAACACCAAGTAAACGAACAGGTGAAATTTTATTTATAAATGATACTTCTGCTTCACTTCAACGTCTTGGACTAGGTATTCTCATAAGTGCTATATTGGCAATGCTTATAGGAATTCCATTAGGATTTATTCCCTTTGTAAGAGCTGGTTTTTCACCTTTTGTGGCCGCTTTTTCAATGATTCCTCCTATCGCGGTACTTCCTATACTTTTTATAGTCTTTGGAATGGGAGAACTCGCAAAAGTAGCTCTGATTGTTATTGGTGTTACACCTTTAATAGTTCGAGACCTTCAGCAACGTGTATCTGAGATACCCGCTGAACAGATTATTAAAGCACAAACTTTAGGGGGTTCTACTTGGACTATTGTAGTTCGAGTAATACTGCCACAAATTATGCCAAGATTACTTGACTCAGTACGTCTAACACTAGGTACAGCTTGGATATTTTTGATATCTGCAGAAGCAATTGCTGCAACCGAAGGTTTAGGATATAGAATATTTTTAGTACGTCGCTATATGTCTATGGATGTCATTTTACCTTATGTAGCATGGATAACTATCTTAGCATTTTTGTTTGACTATTTCTTAAAGAAAATTACTTACAAACTTTTCCCTTGGTATAGTGGTGCAAAGGAAAATACATGAGTTTAATTACTATTAAAAACCTTTGGAAAGAGTATGGAGATAATGTTGTTTTAGAAAAAATCTCTCTTAACATTCAAGAGGGAGAGTTTTGTACACTTGTTGGACCTTCAGGCTGTGGAAAAACAACTTTTTTGAAGATGCTACTAGGACAAGAGACACCAACAAGAGGAACTTTTCTACTTGAGGGTAAGCCTTTTCCGCAAGAGCCAAGTTTAGAAAGAGGAATTGTATTTCAACGTTACTCTGTATTTGAAAACTTAACAGTACTTGGAAATGTTCTGCTCTCTATCGAGCTTAAAGAGTCGAAGTTTTTTGGACATCTTTTTGGATTAAAACGCCAAAAAGCGAAAGAGGCTGCAATAAAGATGCTTAATGCTGTTGGACTCGCAGAGTCTCTGCATAAGTATCCTACTGAACTCTCCGGTGGTATGCAACAGCGTTTATCAATTGCACAATCTTTAGTAAATAAACCAAAGATATTATTACTAGATGAGCCGTTTGGAGCTCTTGACCCTGGTATACGTGCTGATATGCATGCACTTATATTAGATTTATGGAAGAAACACAACTTAACTGTTGTTATGGTTACACATGATTTACATGAGAGTTTTTACCTTGGAAGTCGTCTTCTAGTATTTGACAAGGTGAGAAATGACTCACAAGCACCTAACAGATTTGGAGCACAAATTACTTATGACATTCCTGTTGGTAGTGAAGGAATGATAATGACAAAAATTAATAAATCTCTAAAAGAAGGAAACAAATGATAATAGAACATACAAAAATTAAACCTGAAAATATACTCTTAGAAGAGACACTTCCTGGTGGTGCTAGGTGGTCAAAAATAATTCGTCGTGGCGATAAAATACGTATTAGCAGTAAAGATGGTTTGGCATCTCTTTCAGCAATGTTTTACAATGCAGATAATAAGGCAGAACGATTTAACTCTGCAGATACTGTAAAAGTACAACATAATGCTTTTTTCACTAAAGGACAATCTCTATACTCAGAACTAGGTCGTATACTTTTTTCTATAACTGATGACACTACGGGTGGTCTTTTTGATGCAATTACTGGAATCAGCAATCCACGTATTTTAAAAGAGAATTTTGGTAATGGTACTTATGAAGATTTACGAAATCGTTACCATAAAAGTGATCGTGAAAACTTTTTAGTTGAACTTGGAAAGTATGGAATGGGTAAACGCGATATGGTTCAAGCGATTAACTTTTTTAGAAGAGTAGATGTCGTTGATGGAAATAAACTAGAACTTTCTTCTAAACGTGCTGAACCAGAGAGTTATATTGACTTACGTGCTGAAATGAACGTACTACTTGTGCTATCAAATACGCCTCATGTTATGGAAAAAGGTGACTACAATCCTAGTGATGTTCAACTTACACTTTATAAAGGGTCCCCCGTAACAGAAGATGACCTTTGTAGACATTTCAGTCCACAATCACAGCGTGCATTTATAAATAATGACCGCTACTTTGCCTAAGGAAAAAATAATGAGCCAAAATATTGAAAATGAAATTTATAATGAAAAGATCGCAGCAGGTGTTCCTTGGAGCTATGTT encodes the following:
- a CDS encoding GGDEF domain-containing response regulator, yielding MPKELSKSQSTQPNHDEQVKIFSDHCYEVKHVLVIEDSSTLSQFMQKSIQEKFSIICDVAATEQEARELIQSKKYDLLFVDIYLPDSSGNFIGWLIRRKERLFIITSSENDKEREKLIKLPIVDYMYKSDKDTVIKYINNTLSRLMANRTSLALICDDSSISRRVLSDMLKTQNIPYAQFANGKEAHESIVEHNINADILISDFEMPLMNGLDLTRLLRLKYDKFELPILILSGSSNPALIANILKFGANDYIFKEFSMEELLTRMNTLLDHSRLFKENTLLLQKLESAAMTDCLTTMYNRNYFHANVTHVVASAKRENQPYSILLFDIDYFKKVNDTYGHDAGDTVLQIIAQEILSNSREADIACRWGGEEFLILAPHCSLADAVIKAENIRKNIESLSIKLNETTSIKITTSIGVSSGIETSAEDLIKTADSYLYIAKERGRNCVISSEND
- a CDS encoding cation:proton antiporter translates to MHSNGLIILLFVVISLLIGSLIKIIMKRSPIPYTIMLLLVGIALGGANEAGLLNEYSNIGTMFYEISHIEPHLILFLFLPTLIFESAYTMESHLFFRTLPQIALLAIVGLIISMLLSALSIHYLLSWGLGVSLLFGALISATDPVAVVALLKEKSSRKRLETLIEGESLLNDGTAIVFFSLFYGFALGQTTEVSAFSLVVEFIWVVCAGLLTGLGIGWITLWIMGKILNQPLIEITLSIVAAYVSYFIAESLHVSGVVALVSLALMFSTIGKTRISPENSHFLHQFWEMMTYIANTLIFLIVGIIIISYATFDSLELWITLALLYILLTLIRAISVFSLMPILSRIGTGITKSKASVVVWGGLRGAVSLSLALSIAQDVNIQAELREQILFLTAGIVFLTMLINGSTMEWLLHLLKLDRLPSAKEASVLKAQSEIDKRMREYLRTLIHNPFFDKVQLTTLVNRVEEESFEKEFSEKLTNKEQEVAFMRRLLEIERSDYWRQYEEGYIGRQAAATLSRSVESALDNDPLIAPRVYLNASLSVPTPPKWIHSLPLMGSSMKEWLISRLSLNYDIARGFVEAQDEMLKHIDTLKPNEKSAKHARELIEQNRSKALAFTRVVCKEHPELITILQKNSAQRLLINHERSLVWEMEHDGVLEIAEAQHLIENVDEELLNMRKNS
- a CDS encoding cation diffusion facilitator family transporter, producing MSADHHHHDVSGKNLFITIILNVIITLAQVVGGVLSGSLALLSDALHNFSDVIALVVAYGANRLAAKPSDTDKTFGYKRAEILATLFNASVLIGIGIFLIFESFHKFYNPEVVDSIWVIALGILSIILNAISVLLVKDDAHENMNIRAAYLHLLTDVMTSVAVVVGGVLMYYYQLYWVDPIVSLIIATYLIWASVGLVKDSSAILMQFTPKDVDLEEILGLILQQEEINNAHHLHLWQLDEHRIHLEAHLDFNNNLSLEESQKIIDILEDRLSNSFGITHTTFQCEYNRCQTTEIIKQ
- a CDS encoding putative urea ABC transporter substrate-binding protein; this translates as MKSFFTSTSKLLVATALVSTLGSSLLMAEVKDKFQVSWTIYVGFMPWDYAQQKGIVDKWAKKYDIEIDLVQVNDYIESINQYTAGKFDGCLMTNMDALTIPAASGVDSTALIMGDFSNGNDGIVLKGTNKLSDIKGQNVNLVELSVSHYLLARGLETVGLSEKDITVVNTSDADMVAAYTSSEVTALTPWNPQLSEIMSMKDANLVFDSSAIPGEIIDMLVVNTDTLKDNPKFAKALTGAWFEVMALMKKGDKEALTFMAEASGTDLAGFKGQLNSTKMFYDASEAVEFSLSNELPNTMKKVSEFSFDHGILGEGAPNAEFIGMEFPNGKTFGDTKNIKLRFIDTYVKMSADGKL
- a CDS encoding ABC transporter permease, whose translation is MKRLMNLRPSKATKFFLGLLPFLIVGIFYIIASDIRLMENPHDKLLPSLTSFSKAIDRMALTPSKRTGEILFINDTSASLQRLGLGILISAILAMLIGIPLGFIPFVRAGFSPFVAAFSMIPPIAVLPILFIVFGMGELAKVALIVIGVTPLIVRDLQQRVSEIPAEQIIKAQTLGGSTWTIVVRVILPQIMPRLLDSVRLTLGTAWIFLISAEAIAATEGLGYRIFLVRRYMSMDVILPYVAWITILAFLFDYFLKKITYKLFPWYSGAKENT
- a CDS encoding ABC transporter ATP-binding protein, whose product is MSLITIKNLWKEYGDNVVLEKISLNIQEGEFCTLVGPSGCGKTTFLKMLLGQETPTRGTFLLEGKPFPQEPSLERGIVFQRYSVFENLTVLGNVLLSIELKESKFFGHLFGLKRQKAKEAAIKMLNAVGLAESLHKYPTELSGGMQQRLSIAQSLVNKPKILLLDEPFGALDPGIRADMHALILDLWKKHNLTVVMVTHDLHESFYLGSRLLVFDKVRNDSQAPNRFGAQITYDIPVGSEGMIMTKINKSLKEGNK
- a CDS encoding urea amidolyase associated protein UAAP1, producing the protein MIIEHTKIKPENILLEETLPGGARWSKIIRRGDKIRISSKDGLASLSAMFYNADNKAERFNSADTVKVQHNAFFTKGQSLYSELGRILFSITDDTTGGLFDAITGISNPRILKENFGNGTYEDLRNRYHKSDRENFLVELGKYGMGKRDMVQAINFFRRVDVVDGNKLELSSKRAEPESYIDLRAEMNVLLVLSNTPHVMEKGDYNPSDVQLTLYKGSPVTEDDLCRHFSPQSQRAFINNDRYFA